One window from the genome of Xiphophorus hellerii strain 12219 chromosome 16, Xiphophorus_hellerii-4.1, whole genome shotgun sequence encodes:
- the LOC116735244 gene encoding ubiquitin domain-containing protein UBFD1-like isoform X1 — MATQDGDEGAVMDTETEAKPTEAEAFGENVEKADAESTSLTDAGNATTQDSSISNGDDADDKQETVDLKIIWNKNKYDLKIPVDSTGAKLKERIHALTGLPPAMQKVMYKGLLPEDKTLRDIKVTNGAKIMVVGSTINDVLAVNTPKEVIQQEVKAEENKKEPLCRQKQHRKVLDKGKPEDIMPSIKGTKERLPTVPLSGMFNKSGGKVRLTFKLEQDQLWIGTKERTEKVPMGSIKNVVSEPIEGHEDYHMMQWERLVQAAVTGFRRELNFYYSKIYQKEETFTL, encoded by the exons ATGGCGACGCAGGATG GAGATGAAGGAGCCGTAATGGACACTGAGACTGAGGCAAAGCCAACAGAAGCAGAGGCATTTggtgaaaatgtggaaaaggccGATGCAGAATCTACATCTCTCACAGATGCAGGAAATGCCACAACTCAGGACTCTAGTATTAGCAATGGCGACGACGCAGACGACAAGCAGGAGACGGTGGACTTGAAGATTATCTGGAACAAGAACAAATACGACCTGAAAATTCCTGTCGACAGTACCGGAGCCAAGCTAAAAGAGAGGATCCATGCACTCACTG GTCTTCCACCAGCAATGCAGAAAGTGATGTACAAAGGACTGCTTCCAGAGGATAAGACGCTACGTGACATAAAGGTTACAAACGGGGCAAAAATAATGGTGGTCGGATCTACAATAAATGATGTATTAGCTGTAAACACACCGAAAGAGGTTATTCAGCAGGAAGTTAAAGCCgaggaaaacaagaaagagCCCTTATGCAGGCAAAAG CAACACAGGAAAGTACTGGACAAAGGTAAACCAGAAGATATAATGCCATCTATCAAAGGAACAAAG GAACGATTACCAACAGTGCCTTTATCCGGAATGTTTAACAAATCCGGAGGAAAAGTAAGACTCACATTCAAACTGGAGCAAGATCAGTTGTGGATCGGAACAAAAG AGAGAACAGAGAAAGTTCCAATGGGCTCTATTAAAAATGTAGTGTCCGAACCCATCGAAGGCCATGAGGACTATCACATGATG CAATGGGAGCGCCTTGTGCAAGCAGCAGTCACAGGATTCCGACGTGagttaaacttttattattcaaaGATTTACCAAAAGGAAGAAACATTTACACTATAA
- the LOC116735244 gene encoding ubiquitin domain-containing protein UBFD1-like isoform X2, producing the protein MATQDGDEGAVMDTETEAKPTEAEAFGENVEKADAESTSLTDAGNATTQDSSISNGDDADDKQETVDLKIIWNKNKYDLKIPVDSTGAKLKERIHALTGLPPAMQKVMYKGLLPEDKTLRDIKVTNGAKIMVVGSTINDVLAVNTPKEVIQQEVKAEENKKEPLCRQKQHRKVLDKGKPEDIMPSIKGTKERLPTVPLSGMFNKSGGKVRLTFKLEQDQLWIGTKERTEKVPMGSIKNVVSEPIEGHEDYHMMQWERLVQAAVTGFRRPK; encoded by the exons ATGGCGACGCAGGATG GAGATGAAGGAGCCGTAATGGACACTGAGACTGAGGCAAAGCCAACAGAAGCAGAGGCATTTggtgaaaatgtggaaaaggccGATGCAGAATCTACATCTCTCACAGATGCAGGAAATGCCACAACTCAGGACTCTAGTATTAGCAATGGCGACGACGCAGACGACAAGCAGGAGACGGTGGACTTGAAGATTATCTGGAACAAGAACAAATACGACCTGAAAATTCCTGTCGACAGTACCGGAGCCAAGCTAAAAGAGAGGATCCATGCACTCACTG GTCTTCCACCAGCAATGCAGAAAGTGATGTACAAAGGACTGCTTCCAGAGGATAAGACGCTACGTGACATAAAGGTTACAAACGGGGCAAAAATAATGGTGGTCGGATCTACAATAAATGATGTATTAGCTGTAAACACACCGAAAGAGGTTATTCAGCAGGAAGTTAAAGCCgaggaaaacaagaaagagCCCTTATGCAGGCAAAAG CAACACAGGAAAGTACTGGACAAAGGTAAACCAGAAGATATAATGCCATCTATCAAAGGAACAAAG GAACGATTACCAACAGTGCCTTTATCCGGAATGTTTAACAAATCCGGAGGAAAAGTAAGACTCACATTCAAACTGGAGCAAGATCAGTTGTGGATCGGAACAAAAG AGAGAACAGAGAAAGTTCCAATGGGCTCTATTAAAAATGTAGTGTCCGAACCCATCGAAGGCCATGAGGACTATCACATGATG CAATGGGAGCGCCTTGTGCAAGCAGCAGTCACAGGATTCCGAC GACCCAAATGA